The Mercurialis annua linkage group LG2, ddMerAnnu1.2, whole genome shotgun sequence genome contains a region encoding:
- the LOC126668091 gene encoding uncharacterized protein LOC126668091: MSYHSRRIATPGASKKRKETEPFYPFKPAPSAYTAQLGASKPAGGAFIKPENSVSCSNKLLAGYLAYEYLKQGTLFGQKFDPGYGGSVESAKRGKPMEVGTGSNEEQKSYAEVASILKTEGSHLPGIVNPSQLSRWIQM, from the coding sequence ATGAGCTATCATTCTCGTAGGATTGCGACACCTGGAGCATCAAAGAAGAGGAAAGAGACAGAGCCGTTTTATCCGTTCAAGCCGGCGCCATCCGCCTATACGGCTCAGCTTGGAGCTAGTAAGCCAGCTGGAGGAGCTTTTATAAAACCAGAAAATTCCGTTTCTTGTTCTAATAAATTACTAGCCGGGTACCTGGCGTACGAGTATTTGAAACAAGGAACTTTATTCGGGCAAAAGTTCGACCCGGGGTATGGCGGCTCAGTTGAGTCAGCTAAGAGAGGGAAGCCGATGGAAGTAGGGACAGGATCGAATGAAGAACAAAAGAGTTATGCTGAGGTGGCAAGCATATTGAAGACGGAGGGGTCCCACTTACCTGGGATTGTTAATCCTAGTCAACTGTCTAGGTGGATCCAGATGTGA